The following coding sequences lie in one Tichowtungia aerotolerans genomic window:
- the leuD gene encoding 3-isopropylmalate dehydratase small subunit encodes MDKFETFTGIVAGVDRANIDTDALIPKEHLKSIKRTGFGAALFSDWRYNDDGSDNPDFVLNKPETKNAEILVTRTNCGCGSSREHAVWAVAQYGFKAIIAPRHEETPAFADIFRNNCGKNGLLTIELTEEQVEDIFQTLEKEPGVKGIVDLENQKVTLHAADGDKEYLFDIDADLKTKLLEGLDDIALTLQYEDDIAAYEAAHG; translated from the coding sequence ATGGATAAATTTGAAACATTCACAGGTATTGTCGCTGGCGTTGATCGTGCGAACATCGATACAGACGCTCTGATTCCCAAAGAGCACTTGAAATCGATCAAGCGCACCGGTTTCGGTGCGGCGCTTTTCTCGGACTGGCGCTACAACGATGACGGCAGCGATAACCCGGACTTTGTGCTGAACAAGCCGGAAACCAAAAATGCTGAAATTCTCGTAACGCGTACGAACTGCGGCTGCGGGTCCAGTCGTGAGCACGCGGTGTGGGCGGTGGCGCAGTACGGTTTTAAGGCAATTATTGCTCCACGCCATGAAGAAACACCGGCTTTCGCTGATATTTTTCGCAACAACTGCGGCAAAAACGGGCTGCTCACGATTGAACTGACCGAAGAGCAGGTTGAGGATATTTTCCAAACCCTGGAAAAAGAGCCCGGCGTGAAAGGCATCGTTGATCTGGAAAACCAGAAGGTGACCCTTCATGCCGCAGATGGCGACAAAGAGTATTTGTTTGACATCGATGCTGATCTCAAGACCAAACTTCTGGAAGGGCTGGACGATATCGCTTTGACACTTCAGTACGAAGACGATATTGCCGCCTATGAAGCTGCGCACGGATAA
- a CDS encoding DUF1638 domain-containing protein: MILKLISCEIFYREMCAAVAKSPHRVDIEFLPKGLHDLPPGEMPARVQEVIDTVPDDTYDAILLGYGLCNNGVAGITARTCPLILPRAHDCITLFLGSRQRYREIFDANPGTYFLTSGWLERGETSGDLADLSVQQQLGMNRSMEDLIDQYGEDNAKYLYETLCNGTKNYSRFMWIPMGVEPESMLQAAKEKTAEHDWKLETVPGDMQLINDLINGNWNEENFLAVPPGSTIQACHNDRIVSY; the protein is encoded by the coding sequence ATGATTCTGAAACTGATCAGCTGTGAAATTTTTTATCGCGAAATGTGCGCGGCCGTTGCAAAAAGCCCGCATCGCGTCGACATAGAGTTTCTGCCGAAAGGTCTGCACGACTTACCGCCCGGCGAAATGCCGGCCCGGGTTCAGGAAGTCATTGATACCGTCCCTGATGATACCTATGACGCCATTCTGCTCGGCTACGGTCTTTGCAACAATGGAGTGGCAGGCATCACCGCCCGCACCTGCCCTCTGATCCTTCCCCGTGCCCATGACTGCATCACACTGTTTCTCGGAAGCCGTCAACGCTACCGGGAAATCTTCGATGCCAACCCCGGCACCTATTTCCTGACCAGCGGCTGGCTGGAACGCGGCGAAACCTCCGGTGATCTGGCCGATCTTTCCGTCCAGCAGCAGCTCGGCATGAACAGGTCGATGGAGGACCTGATTGATCAATACGGCGAAGACAACGCGAAATATCTCTATGAAACGCTCTGTAACGGGACAAAAAACTACAGCCGTTTTATGTGGATTCCGATGGGAGTGGAACCGGAATCCATGCTGCAGGCCGCCAAAGAAAAAACCGCAGAACACGACTGGAAGCTTGAAACAGTTCCGGGCGACATGCAACTGATCAACGATCTGATCAACGGAAACTGGAACGAAGAGAATTTCCTGGCCGTTCCGCCCGGCTCAACGATTCAAGCCTGCCACAACGACCGAATTGTCAGCTACTGA
- a CDS encoding type III pantothenate kinase produces the protein MQTLVIDIGNTSTSLGVYRNGRVTRVQRTPSKTPALELKKIPERAVVASVKPGVNARWKRFLKQQGVRDVLFVSHQLNLGVPVTYPKPERIGADRLADASEAAATFGAPVVVCDFGTALTFDIIKKDEGYVGGIICPGLPLMFDYLSEKTAQLPHIKPVKTSRVIGKSTAEAMRIGARIGYRGMVREIINELKEELGNNTQVCATGGFAGWVLQGFDDSITIDPLFTLKGVGRIGMLNQ, from the coding sequence ATGCAGACTCTTGTCATCGATATCGGGAATACGAGTACTTCGCTTGGTGTGTATCGCAATGGGCGGGTGACACGTGTGCAGCGGACGCCATCTAAAACTCCGGCTCTCGAACTGAAAAAAATCCCGGAGCGTGCCGTGGTGGCCTCGGTTAAACCCGGTGTGAATGCCCGCTGGAAACGCTTTCTGAAACAGCAGGGAGTTCGCGATGTTCTGTTTGTGAGTCATCAGTTGAATCTTGGCGTTCCGGTTACTTATCCAAAGCCGGAGCGGATTGGTGCGGACCGTTTGGCCGATGCCAGCGAGGCCGCCGCGACCTTCGGTGCGCCGGTGGTCGTTTGCGACTTCGGCACAGCGCTTACGTTCGACATCATTAAAAAAGATGAAGGTTATGTGGGCGGAATTATCTGTCCGGGGCTTCCGTTGATGTTTGATTATCTTTCCGAGAAGACCGCACAGCTGCCGCACATCAAGCCGGTGAAAACATCGCGTGTGATCGGAAAGAGCACTGCCGAAGCCATGCGCATTGGCGCGCGGATCGGGTATCGCGGCATGGTGCGCGAAATTATCAATGAGCTGAAAGAAGAGCTGGGCAACAATACTCAGGTCTGTGCGACCGGCGGCTTTGCCGGGTGGGTGCTTCAGGGTTTTGACGATTCCATTACGATAGATCCGTTGTTTACCCTCAAAGGTGTCGGGCGCATCGGGATGCTTAATCAGTAG
- a CDS encoding TonB-dependent receptor: MNKIITAAICAATLGGFAETTNTLDAARVVVTATRNTAPIRSIANNPSVITSEDLERGHYTSIPEALQKKAGVFVSRISDTPSQAQVNLRGFGGDAAHQKTLVLLNGRKLNRPDMATINWCQIPMQAVERIEVIRGPNSVLYGDHAVGGVINIITKQPSEIPATTLSASFASDEKYEQSLTTSGKLEGLGYVATLGHQSGDGYRDRSAYDSASGSIRLSGNINERVSAYTEISAVKEQHQLPGALTNLVVQSRKQAQNPDDAAREEFIHLQAGVDALLTEDLIFNLDGGISQKDLEADIASWFTYYDYKFYTYTLSPKFTILTPAFGLENELIAGIDLKRETLDTQKYYDKARSALWTDTEIKRTTIGGYVADTLQLTDQLLLSGGLRMEKNKLKAQQKTGAPLFDEESSDWENAWQSALTWLPTDTVKVFAGIDRTYRYASFDEQISYSGYGTDGFNKNLKPETGMNYEIGVEYLPASNIMLQATLFRTDMEDEIAWDWSTYQNVNLEETTHSGLELSAAYTHELFALNTYYTWLQSEFAAGANKGNEIPWVPQHQLDINLALFVTDDLTLHTHMSYLGSMFQSGDNSNTGDNHQSEYALFDLLLQYELPTDKIEATVFAGIDNIFATEYNYLVSWGGYYPAPERTYKAGLSLTF, encoded by the coding sequence ATGAACAAGATCATCACAGCGGCTATTTGCGCCGCAACGCTCGGCGGTTTCGCCGAAACAACAAACACGCTGGATGCAGCGCGCGTCGTCGTCACAGCAACCCGCAACACAGCCCCCATACGTTCTATTGCCAACAACCCGTCAGTCATCACATCAGAAGATCTGGAACGAGGACATTACACGTCCATCCCGGAAGCCCTTCAGAAAAAGGCAGGAGTGTTTGTCAGCAGAATTTCAGACACCCCGTCACAGGCACAGGTTAATCTGCGCGGCTTCGGCGGCGATGCTGCCCACCAGAAAACTCTTGTATTATTGAACGGACGTAAACTCAATCGGCCCGATATGGCAACCATCAACTGGTGTCAGATTCCAATGCAGGCCGTCGAACGGATCGAAGTCATCCGCGGCCCCAACTCGGTTCTTTACGGCGATCACGCAGTCGGCGGAGTCATTAACATTATCACAAAACAGCCGTCAGAAATCCCTGCGACCACCCTCTCCGCATCGTTTGCCAGTGACGAAAAATATGAACAAAGCCTGACCACCTCCGGGAAACTGGAAGGACTGGGCTACGTCGCCACCCTCGGCCATCAGTCCGGCGACGGCTATCGCGACCGATCCGCCTACGACTCGGCATCAGGAAGTATCCGTCTGAGCGGAAACATCAACGAACGGGTCAGTGCATACACAGAGATCTCCGCAGTTAAAGAACAGCATCAGCTTCCCGGTGCTCTCACCAATCTCGTTGTACAAAGCCGAAAACAGGCTCAAAATCCAGACGATGCCGCCCGAGAGGAATTCATCCACCTTCAGGCGGGAGTCGATGCACTTCTGACTGAGGACCTGATTTTTAATCTCGATGGCGGCATTTCTCAGAAAGACCTCGAAGCCGACATAGCCTCATGGTTTACCTATTACGACTATAAATTTTACACGTACACCCTCTCTCCGAAATTCACAATCCTGACCCCGGCCTTCGGACTGGAGAATGAACTGATTGCCGGAATCGATCTGAAAAGAGAAACACTCGACACTCAGAAATATTATGACAAAGCCCGCTCTGCACTCTGGACGGATACCGAAATTAAACGGACGACCATCGGCGGATACGTTGCCGATACGCTTCAACTGACAGATCAGCTCCTGCTCAGTGGCGGTCTGCGAATGGAAAAAAACAAACTGAAAGCTCAACAAAAAACAGGCGCACCTTTATTTGACGAAGAAAGTTCAGATTGGGAGAATGCATGGCAATCAGCCCTCACCTGGCTCCCGACCGATACTGTCAAAGTATTCGCCGGAATCGACCGAACCTACCGCTATGCATCGTTTGACGAACAGATCTCCTACTCCGGGTACGGAACCGACGGTTTTAACAAAAACCTCAAACCTGAAACCGGCATGAATTATGAAATCGGCGTCGAATATCTGCCCGCCAGTAATATAATGTTGCAGGCGACTCTGTTCCGAACCGACATGGAAGACGAAATCGCATGGGACTGGAGTACCTATCAGAATGTAAACCTTGAAGAAACCACGCACAGCGGACTCGAACTATCCGCGGCATACACCCATGAACTTTTCGCACTCAACACCTACTATACCTGGCTGCAATCCGAATTTGCAGCAGGAGCAAACAAAGGCAATGAAATTCCGTGGGTTCCGCAGCACCAGCTCGATATCAACCTGGCATTGTTTGTGACCGATGATCTCACACTCCACACCCATATGAGCTACCTCGGCTCCATGTTTCAGTCCGGAGACAACTCCAATACCGGCGATAACCATCAATCCGAATACGCACTCTTTGACCTGCTCCTGCAATACGAGCTCCCGACTGATAAAATCGAAGCCACCGTATTTGCCGGCATCGACAACATCTTTGCCACAGAATACAATTATCTTGTATCGTGGGGCGGTTACTACCCTGCACCCGAACGGACCTATAAAGCCGGCCTAAGCCTGACATTCTGA
- a CDS encoding ABC transporter substrate-binding protein, with protein sequence MAPMFGKLTALLAFILLLAGCGERTASSNSSSRRIVSIAPNVTEILYTLGQSNQVVGVSRYSNWPPDARNKPHVGGTYDPNWEMILSLRPDLVIGLDSQKEIAAQLKQLGVDFLGVPHERVKEIMQSILIIGKACSAEEKAHQIFQGLEKQIQQVPTIGKTERPKVLVCIGHDEQMTRMYVAARHTFYDDLIDLAGGTNACEQTTVKYPEISPESLHAMQPDLIIDIAPNLAPRVSQLWEPYHAILMTNSYAFIPGPRFGLLLEDFTKAIHECSHPDQ encoded by the coding sequence ATGGCTCCAATGTTTGGAAAACTCACAGCGCTCCTCGCCTTCATCCTGCTTCTGGCCGGATGCGGGGAGCGCACGGCGTCTTCCAACAGCAGCAGCCGGCGCATCGTATCCATTGCACCGAACGTTACAGAAATCCTCTATACGCTTGGACAGAGCAATCAGGTGGTCGGCGTCAGCCGCTACAGCAATTGGCCTCCTGACGCCCGGAACAAGCCACACGTCGGCGGCACCTACGACCCCAACTGGGAAATGATTCTCTCGCTCCGGCCCGATCTGGTCATCGGCCTCGACTCACAAAAGGAAATTGCCGCACAGCTGAAACAACTCGGGGTTGATTTCCTAGGCGTCCCTCACGAGCGCGTTAAAGAAATCATGCAATCCATTCTCATCATCGGCAAAGCCTGCAGCGCCGAAGAAAAAGCCCATCAAATTTTCCAAGGATTGGAAAAACAGATCCAACAAGTTCCAACCATTGGAAAAACTGAAAGGCCGAAGGTTCTGGTCTGCATCGGACACGACGAACAGATGACCCGCATGTATGTCGCCGCACGCCACACCTTCTACGACGACCTCATCGACCTCGCAGGCGGTACCAACGCCTGCGAACAGACCACGGTCAAATATCCGGAAATATCGCCCGAAAGCCTGCACGCCATGCAGCCCGACCTCATTATCGATATTGCCCCCAACCTCGCCCCTCGGGTTTCCCAATTGTGGGAACCATACCATGCAATTCTAATGACCAACAGTTACGCCTTTATCCCCGGCCCCCGATTTGGTTTGCTTCTCGAAGATTTCACCAAAGCAATTCATGAATGCAGTCATCCAGACCAATAA
- a CDS encoding AI-2E family transporter, with the protein MQDNRYLIPFLGVITLVMVGVVLKAAQVVILPLIIAWLLSYLFAPVVNFLAKHKVPTGVSVLAVLLIVVGFFYLIAIFVQTRVMGFIAQYDEYAVQLNQIASDAMSRFHIPENYFDDFDWTGQVGKRLVVLSGSFVSIVSNMGMILIFLVFMLLGKPYSQRKIEYAFAPERADKITSVTNSITGQISRYLSIKLMISAITAVLVWVVLVIMKVDFPMTWAVFTFLLNFIPTVGSVIATVPPVLVALVQFYPSFWPAVVVLILLLAIQQMMGSFIEPKLMGNSLNLSPVVILLSLVFWGWLWGIVGALLSVPITAAIKIVCENIEALKPISVLMGAGRTLHN; encoded by the coding sequence ATGCAGGATAACCGTTATCTGATTCCGTTTCTCGGTGTCATCACATTAGTGATGGTCGGGGTTGTCCTGAAAGCAGCTCAGGTGGTGATTCTTCCATTGATCATTGCCTGGCTGCTGTCCTATCTGTTTGCTCCGGTAGTCAACTTCCTGGCCAAACATAAGGTGCCGACCGGCGTCTCGGTTCTCGCGGTTTTACTGATTGTGGTCGGATTCTTTTACCTGATCGCTATCTTTGTTCAGACCCGTGTGATGGGCTTCATCGCTCAATATGATGAGTATGCTGTCCAGCTCAATCAGATTGCATCCGATGCCATGTCTCGTTTCCATATTCCGGAAAACTACTTTGATGACTTCGATTGGACCGGTCAGGTCGGCAAGCGTCTGGTTGTGCTGTCCGGCTCGTTTGTCAGTATTGTCAGCAATATGGGAATGATTTTGATCTTCCTGGTGTTTATGCTGCTGGGGAAACCCTATAGCCAGCGCAAAATTGAATATGCGTTTGCTCCGGAGCGCGCTGATAAAATCACTTCGGTGACCAACTCCATCACTGGGCAGATCAGTCGGTATCTTTCAATCAAACTGATGATCAGCGCAATCACAGCCGTGCTTGTATGGGTAGTACTTGTCATCATGAAGGTGGACTTCCCAATGACCTGGGCGGTCTTTACTTTCCTGCTGAATTTTATTCCCACCGTTGGTTCGGTCATCGCTACGGTTCCCCCGGTCCTGGTTGCTCTGGTTCAGTTCTATCCGAGTTTCTGGCCCGCTGTCGTTGTTCTGATTCTTTTGCTGGCGATTCAGCAGATGATGGGCAGTTTTATTGAGCCGAAGCTGATGGGAAACAGTTTAAACCTCAGTCCGGTTGTGATTCTTCTTTCGCTGGTCTTCTGGGGCTGGCTGTGGGGTATCGTTGGGGCGCTCCTGTCCGTTCCGATTACTGCCGCGATTAAAATTGTTTGTGAAAATATTGAAGCGCTCAAACCCATCAGTGTTTTGATGGGCGCGGGGAGAACGCTTCACAACTGA
- a CDS encoding ABC transporter ATP-binding protein encodes MNAVIQTNNLNLSLGGKQILRDISMTVQSGEYVSIIGPNGAGKSTFMRCLLGMYAYKGSIEIAGQECSQADSKQLAKTISYVPQTHDMEFPLPVYDFVMMGRYPYLSPLVPVQKKDIEAVERAMDVTDTWPFRGRLMRTLSGGERQKVYIAAALAQETPIMLLDEPATFLDWKHQSEVMQLLKKINTDCGATVVAVNHDLNSAAHWSDRIVAIKDGQLLLDGLPTDLIQPEPLRQLFETTFIRTETLAPATES; translated from the coding sequence ATGAATGCAGTCATCCAGACCAATAACCTGAATCTGTCGCTCGGCGGGAAACAGATTCTGCGCGACATCAGCATGACCGTGCAGTCCGGAGAATACGTATCCATCATCGGCCCCAACGGCGCGGGGAAGAGCACGTTCATGCGCTGCCTGCTCGGCATGTACGCATATAAAGGAAGCATAGAAATCGCCGGACAGGAATGCTCGCAAGCCGACTCGAAACAATTGGCGAAAACGATCAGCTACGTGCCGCAAACCCATGATATGGAGTTTCCCCTGCCCGTTTATGACTTCGTCATGATGGGCCGCTATCCATACCTTTCGCCACTCGTGCCCGTTCAAAAAAAAGATATCGAAGCTGTGGAACGTGCGATGGATGTCACAGACACCTGGCCGTTCCGCGGTCGCCTGATGCGCACTCTCTCCGGGGGCGAACGGCAAAAAGTTTACATCGCCGCCGCTCTCGCTCAGGAAACGCCGATCATGCTTCTCGACGAACCCGCCACCTTTCTCGACTGGAAACATCAGTCTGAAGTCATGCAGCTGCTCAAAAAAATCAACACCGACTGCGGAGCAACCGTAGTGGCAGTCAACCACGACCTTAACAGCGCAGCCCACTGGTCCGACCGCATCGTCGCCATCAAAGATGGGCAACTCCTGCTCGACGGCCTCCCCACGGACCTCATCCAGCCTGAACCGCTCAGACAGCTCTTCGAAACCACCTTCATCCGCACAGAAACTCTCGCACCGGCCACGGAATCATGA
- a CDS encoding LacI family DNA-binding transcriptional regulator, translating into MNKKNKKRKLTIKDIAQQARVSITTASFVLNGQDEKYGIKAETAERVREAVRKNNFQPNYGARILKTGKSNTLAFIAPSITDGFYNEVVVSIETAALKAGYQLILCNSLDNIETEKTYLKNLIERKVDGIVLIPVDPTAKHLQILKDEQIKTVLFCPPELADKHFYCVDFDLASAPRLTVDHLVEQGCKKIVMLDWRPAKPRSSSWARNRNVLRKTFQASLRKHGLSCGTDAVWTLFGEEENPADAEEFKKLLSKQKPDAIVAMRDIQLLRAWLPLTEAGLSVPADIRLAGCDDIQASVYWSPPLTSILMPKKELGLHVVNVLLNESIQSGIHTFPVELVPRASSR; encoded by the coding sequence ATGAATAAGAAAAACAAAAAACGCAAATTAACCATTAAAGATATTGCGCAGCAAGCCAGGGTATCCATCACCACCGCTTCATTCGTGCTGAACGGACAAGATGAAAAATACGGCATCAAGGCCGAAACGGCCGAACGGGTTCGCGAAGCCGTTCGAAAAAACAATTTCCAGCCAAACTATGGCGCCCGCATCCTTAAAACCGGAAAATCCAATACCCTTGCTTTTATTGCTCCGAGCATTACAGATGGCTTTTACAACGAAGTCGTGGTTTCGATCGAAACAGCTGCCTTGAAAGCCGGATACCAATTGATCCTCTGCAACTCGCTCGACAACATCGAAACGGAAAAAACCTACCTCAAAAACCTGATCGAACGCAAAGTCGACGGTATCGTCCTGATCCCAGTCGACCCGACAGCGAAACACCTTCAAATACTCAAAGACGAACAGATCAAAACCGTACTCTTCTGCCCCCCCGAACTGGCCGACAAGCATTTCTACTGCGTCGACTTTGACCTTGCGTCCGCCCCCAGACTCACCGTTGACCACCTTGTCGAACAGGGGTGCAAAAAAATCGTCATGCTTGACTGGCGCCCGGCAAAACCCCGTTCCTCCTCATGGGCACGAAATCGCAACGTTCTGCGCAAAACCTTTCAGGCATCGCTCCGCAAACACGGCCTTTCCTGCGGAACCGATGCCGTTTGGACGCTTTTCGGCGAAGAAGAAAACCCGGCCGATGCCGAAGAATTCAAAAAGCTCCTGAGCAAACAAAAACCTGACGCTATCGTTGCCATGAGGGACATTCAGCTGCTTCGGGCCTGGCTCCCGCTGACCGAAGCCGGGCTTTCCGTTCCAGCCGACATCCGGCTGGCCGGATGCGATGATATTCAGGCATCGGTATACTGGTCTCCACCGCTCACTTCCATACTCATGCCGAAAAAAGAGCTCGGACTTCATGTTGTAAACGTCTTACTCAATGAGTCCATCCAAAGCGGAATCCACACCTTTCCTGTTGAACTGGTTCCCCGAGCCTCCTCACGCTAA
- the nadC gene encoding carboxylating nicotinate-nucleotide diphosphorylase, which yields MTLPDLLSNPDVKKRICEALAEDLGPETVDATSDALVPEGRPAKAYLVARQTGILAGATVAAEVFRQVDPSIRIEEGMTDGCPMEHGDIVLTLSGSARSILVGERTALNFIQRMSGVATLTRQYVDEANNPDVKLLDTRKTTPTLRLFEKYSVLCGGGTNHRMGLYDMAMLKDNHLAYWAENHESGICGAVQAVRDRFPDRQVEVEVDTVEQLKEVLPSRPDWVLLDNMPPLVLRECVKLCEGITQTEASGGVTLDTIREIAKTGVDAISVGALTHSAPSADLALDWA from the coding sequence ATGACTCTTCCTGATCTTCTTTCCAATCCGGATGTGAAAAAACGCATTTGCGAGGCTTTGGCCGAGGACCTCGGTCCGGAAACCGTCGACGCAACATCCGATGCGCTGGTGCCGGAAGGCCGTCCGGCTAAGGCTTATCTTGTAGCTCGTCAGACCGGAATCCTGGCAGGAGCCACCGTCGCCGCCGAAGTGTTCCGGCAGGTGGACCCTTCAATCCGTATTGAAGAAGGGATGACGGATGGATGTCCGATGGAGCACGGCGATATTGTTCTGACTCTTTCAGGATCTGCTCGAAGCATTCTCGTTGGCGAACGGACTGCGCTTAACTTTATTCAACGGATGAGCGGCGTGGCTACGCTGACCCGCCAGTACGTCGACGAGGCCAATAATCCGGACGTCAAATTACTCGACACCCGTAAAACCACGCCGACGCTGCGGCTGTTTGAAAAATATTCCGTGTTATGCGGCGGCGGCACCAATCACCGCATGGGTCTTTACGATATGGCTATGCTCAAAGATAACCATCTCGCGTACTGGGCGGAAAACCATGAGAGTGGAATCTGCGGGGCGGTGCAGGCCGTCCGCGATCGTTTCCCGGACCGACAGGTCGAAGTGGAAGTCGACACCGTGGAGCAGCTTAAAGAAGTTCTCCCCTCCAGGCCGGACTGGGTGCTTCTCGACAACATGCCGCCGCTCGTCCTGCGTGAATGCGTAAAGCTTTGTGAAGGCATCACTCAAACCGAGGCCTCCGGCGGCGTTACGCTGGATACGATTCGCGAGATTGCCAAGACCGGCGTTGACGCCATTTCAGTCGGTGCGTTAACGCATTCAGCGCCTTCGGCAGACCTTGCGCTTGACTGGGCATAG
- a CDS encoding FecCD family ABC transporter permease — translation MKLKFSILILMALGTLLLFPMVGSTGIPNTEILLQLRIPRVLTAFLSGVALATSGMIFQALFRNPLSTPFTLGVSGGAALGAALWMRFGPVIALTGIAATSLAGFFGALLAVFLVYGLARAKGGFATNTLLLAGVAVNFFFSSLILLIQYFSDAGETFRMIRWLMGGFSVIGFQTPIHLAIFTIAGLAVCGLLTREMNLLLTGDEIAGARGVNVDRTRKLLFFSASLMTGAAVAFCGPIGFVGLMVPHICRKLFNADHRKLLPAVILFGGFFMTACDGLARTLLAPVEMPAGLITALLGGPFFIGLLLKGKS, via the coding sequence ATGAAATTGAAATTCTCCATTCTGATTCTGATGGCCCTCGGCACATTGCTGCTTTTCCCAATGGTGGGAAGCACCGGAATTCCGAACACCGAGATTCTGCTTCAGCTCAGAATTCCACGAGTACTGACCGCCTTTCTGTCCGGAGTTGCGCTGGCGACCAGCGGAATGATTTTTCAGGCGCTGTTCCGCAACCCTCTCTCCACTCCGTTCACACTCGGCGTTTCCGGCGGCGCCGCGCTCGGCGCGGCGCTCTGGATGCGGTTCGGCCCGGTTATTGCGCTGACCGGCATTGCAGCAACATCACTGGCCGGCTTCTTCGGTGCACTGCTCGCTGTTTTCCTGGTCTACGGCCTCGCGCGCGCCAAAGGCGGCTTTGCAACCAATACACTGCTGCTGGCCGGAGTGGCCGTGAACTTTTTCTTCTCCAGCCTGATCCTGCTGATCCAGTATTTCAGCGACGCCGGCGAAACCTTCCGGATGATCCGCTGGCTGATGGGCGGGTTTTCTGTCATTGGCTTTCAAACCCCGATCCATCTAGCCATATTCACGATCGCCGGGCTGGCGGTCTGCGGACTGCTGACCCGCGAAATGAACCTGCTGCTGACCGGTGATGAGATCGCCGGAGCGCGCGGCGTCAATGTGGACCGCACCCGCAAACTGCTGTTCTTCTCCGCATCGCTGATGACCGGCGCCGCGGTGGCGTTCTGCGGTCCAATCGGATTTGTGGGCCTAATGGTCCCGCATATCTGCCGAAAGCTTTTCAACGCCGATCATCGCAAACTGCTCCCGGCAGTGATTCTGTTCGGCGGATTCTTCATGACTGCCTGCGACGGACTCGCCCGCACCCTGCTCGCGCCGGTCGAAATGCCCGCCGGACTGATCACCGCCCTGCTCGGCGGACCGTTCTTTATCGGGCTCCTGCTAAAAGGAAAGTCATGA